A section of the Natranaerovirga hydrolytica genome encodes:
- a CDS encoding S-layer homology domain-containing protein codes for MKQSRIIIIIVLILICISMPINATDNNLRQRDAINLINTIRRQYNITELSNNNNLDKAANMHSLYMDRNSVFSSIQDNGNRNYSGRFPWDRTAYYNYTSPNIFEFIDREENNYFSSIINFLNNPYSRIKLLDPRYKDIGFGNSNDYFTYIIGGDSNTNGEYKVIYPFNNQTSVPVNWENKFSIDPYNEKESFKEYGLPITFSYYTNNEVKNINIEKIEVINLNTNNKIPIKIRTVEEDRNLDSSIIILPTQEYDKNTNYKVNIRCEYIFNNKTEVIDETIFFKTETSSNYNFMSHQSFITREVFAKRLIEEFDIQTNNSYVNFTDVNRENDYASYIYTAYNQGYIYGIGNNQFGPSDYITREQLIVMIMRLYDSHSNNEINTNGVNLPFQDSNRISSWALEDVTKAYQLRLVIGTSDRTIEPKRPITEEEVTIIINNLKNILNQ; via the coding sequence ATGAAGCAATCAAGAATCATTATAATAATTGTTTTGATATTAATTTGTATCAGTATGCCTATAAATGCAACGGATAATAATCTAAGGCAACGAGATGCTATTAACTTAATTAATACCATAAGACGACAATATAATATTACGGAACTATCAAACAATAATAATTTAGATAAAGCTGCAAATATGCATTCTCTTTATATGGATAGAAATAGCGTATTTAGCAGTATACAAGATAACGGTAATAGAAATTATAGTGGAAGGTTTCCTTGGGATCGAACGGCTTATTACAATTATACCAGTCCAAATATTTTTGAGTTTATTGATAGGGAAGAAAATAATTACTTCAGCAGTATAATAAATTTTTTAAATAATCCATATTCTAGAATAAAATTATTGGATCCAAGGTACAAGGACATAGGATTTGGTAATTCAAATGATTATTTTACTTATATTATTGGAGGAGATTCTAATACAAACGGAGAATATAAAGTAATATATCCATTTAATAATCAGACCTCTGTACCTGTAAATTGGGAAAATAAATTTTCCATTGATCCATATAATGAAAAAGAATCTTTTAAAGAATATGGGTTACCTATTACATTTTCTTATTATACAAATAATGAAGTTAAAAATATAAATATAGAAAAAATAGAAGTCATTAATTTAAACACCAATAATAAAATACCAATAAAAATAAGGACAGTAGAAGAGGATAGAAATTTAGATAGCAGTATTATTATATTACCAACACAAGAATATGATAAAAATACAAATTATAAAGTGAATATACGTTGTGAATATATTTTTAATAACAAAACAGAAGTTATAGATGAAACCATTTTTTTTAAAACAGAAACCAGCAGTAATTATAATTTTATGTCTCACCAAAGTTTTATAACCAGAGAAGTATTTGCTAAAAGATTAATAGAAGAATTTGATATCCAAACAAATAACAGTTATGTAAACTTTACAGATGTAAATAGAGAAAATGACTATGCCTCATATATATATACTGCATATAACCAGGGATATATATATGGTATAGGAAATAACCAGTTTGGACCTAGTGATTATATTACAAGGGAACAACTTATTGTGATGATTATGCGACTATATGATTCTCATTCAAATAATGAAATCAATACCAACGGAGTTAATTTACCTTTTCAAGATAGTAATAGAATTAGTTCTTGGGCATTAGAAGATGTAACAAAAGCATACCAATTAAGACTTGTTATTGGGACAAGTGATAGAACCATAGAACCTAAAAGGCCAATAACAGAAGAAGAAGTAACAATTATCATTAATAATTTAAAAAATATATTAAACCAATAA
- a CDS encoding fumarate hydratase: MRKINSSQITENVKEMCIEANYYLSEDIEEGIKASFKKEKSPIGRQIIGQLEENMTIAKEKKIPICQDTGMVVIFVEIGQEVLIEGDLIDDAIQEGVRKGYTEGYLRKSIVKDPLIRENTKDNTPAIIHYNMVKGDQIKLTVAPKGFGSENTSKLAMLKPSDGIDEIKTFIINTVDELGANACPPLVIGVGIGGNFEKVAYMAKKSLLRPINESSKLPHIKELEDELLIKINALGVGPQGLGGTTTALGVNIETFPTHIAGLPVAVNICCHVNRHITREI, from the coding sequence ATGAGAAAAATTAATTCTAGTCAAATAACAGAGAATGTAAAAGAAATGTGTATAGAGGCTAATTATTATTTATCAGAGGATATAGAAGAAGGTATTAAAGCAAGTTTTAAAAAAGAAAAGTCTCCAATTGGAAGACAAATTATAGGCCAGTTAGAAGAAAATATGACCATAGCAAAAGAAAAAAAAATACCCATTTGTCAAGATACGGGTATGGTGGTTATATTTGTTGAAATAGGACAAGAAGTTCTAATAGAGGGTGATTTAATAGACGATGCCATACAAGAAGGTGTGAGGAAGGGTTATACAGAAGGATATCTTCGCAAATCCATAGTAAAAGACCCATTAATAAGAGAAAACACAAAAGATAATACGCCTGCAATTATACACTACAATATGGTTAAAGGTGATCAAATAAAATTAACAGTAGCACCAAAAGGTTTTGGAAGTGAAAATACAAGTAAATTAGCAATGTTAAAGCCTTCAGATGGTATAGATGAAATTAAAACATTTATTATTAATACAGTAGATGAATTGGGAGCCAATGCCTGTCCACCATTGGTAATAGGTGTTGGAATAGGTGGTAACTTTGAAAAAGTGGCTTATATGGCAAAAAAGTCATTATTAAGACCCATTAATGAATCATCAAAATTACCCCATATTAAGGAATTAGAAGACGAATTACTAATTAAAATTAATGCTTTAGGTGTTGGACCTCAAGGTTTGGGAGGCACAACAACAGCTCTTGGTGTTAATATAGAAACATTTCCAACTCATATAGCAGGTTTACCGGTTGCAGTCAATATTTGTTGTCATGTTAATAGACACATAACAAGAGAGATTTAA
- a CDS encoding Fe-S-containing hydro-lyase → MHKEIRTPISNDQIKDLKAGDFVNLTGTIYTARDSAHKRMIQEINENKQIPIPLEGNIIYYMGPTPAKENQVIGSAGPTTSNRMDKFAPKLLDMGLKGMIGKGARSKAVIDSMIKNNALYFAAIGGAGALLSEHIKEVKVIAYDDLGTEAIRALKVDKLPVIVVIDRKGNNLYVSEKEKYRLDI, encoded by the coding sequence ATGCATAAAGAAATAAGAACCCCTATTTCTAATGACCAAATAAAAGATTTAAAAGCTGGAGATTTTGTTAACCTAACAGGTACTATATATACAGCAAGAGACTCTGCACATAAAAGAATGATTCAAGAAATAAATGAAAACAAACAGATACCTATACCATTAGAAGGTAATATTATATATTATATGGGGCCAACACCAGCAAAAGAAAATCAAGTTATTGGATCAGCAGGACCAACAACCAGTAATAGAATGGATAAATTTGCTCCAAAATTATTAGATATGGGATTGAAAGGAATGATCGGCAAAGGCGCAAGGTCTAAAGCAGTTATTGATTCAATGATTAAAAATAATGCACTTTACTTTGCTGCAATTGGTGGAGCAGGAGCCTTATTATCAGAACATATTAAAGAAGTAAAGGTAATAGCCTATGATGATTTAGGAACAGAAGCTATAAGAGCATTAAAAGTAGACAAATTACCAGTTATTGTTGTTATTGATAGAAAAGGCAACAATTTATACGTATCAGAGAAAGAAAAATATAGATTGGATATATAA